A genome region from Drosophila simulans strain w501 chromosome 2R, Prin_Dsim_3.1, whole genome shotgun sequence includes the following:
- the LOC6739285 gene encoding uncharacterized protein LOC6739285, translating into MRSLSLLLLSASCALILSLAYAHPPEGVWKKKLTWKEDWVQVWKTVKKEAWETKWKKVSVPIWKEVKVPVWKEEKVPDWKIVKKPKIEEREVPAWKEVKVAEWKKITKPIWVPTKVAVWKEIQVPIWKEVQVPYWKEIQVPIWKEVQVADWKQMFEPQWVKMGIPGEKFLGKDHEGWEYTSHDLWRKKLIWKPVWKKVWRTEKKQEWKTEKKQEWRTEKKQEWKTEKVQEWKQDKKLEWKDEWIQVWKPVKKQIWIKEKRETWVEEKVQIWRTEKRQVWATEKRQAWKDEWQSVNVPVWKEVKVQEWKKVWKPVWEKVWVPVSHGHGWD; encoded by the exons CTACTCAGCGCCAGCTGCGCGCTAATCCTAAGCTTAGCCTACGCCCATCCCCCCGAGGGAGTGTGGAAGAAGAAGCTCACCTGGAAGGAGGATTGGGTCCAGGTGTGGAAGACCGTTAAGAAGGAGGCGTGGGAAACCAAGTGGAAGAAGGTTTCGGTCCCAATATGGAAGGAAGTCAAG GTTCCCGTCTGGAAAGAGGAGAAGGTTCCCGACTGGAAGATCGTGAAGAAGCCGAAAATTGAGGAGAGAGAGGTGCCTGCCTGGAAGGAGGTCAAGGTGGCCGAATGGAAGAAGATAACGAAACCTATTTGGGTGCCCACCAAGGTCGCCGTCTGGAAGGAAATCCAGGTGCCCATCTGGAAGGAGGTTCAGGTCCCGTACTGGAAGGAAATACAAGTGCCCATTTGGAAGGAAGTACAGGTCGCAGACTGGAAGCAAATGTTTGAGCCCCAATGG GTGAAAATGGGCATTCCCGGCGAGAAGTTCTTGGGCAAGGATCACGAGGGCTGGGAGTACACCAGCCACGATCTCTGGCGCAAGAAGCTGATCTGGAAGCCCGTGTGGAAGAAGGTCTGGCGCACCGAGAAGAAGCAGGAGTGGAAGACCGAGAAGAAGCAGGAGTGGCGCACCGAGAAGAAGCAGGAATGGAAGACGGAGAAGGTGCAGGAGTGGAAGCAGGACAAGAAGCTGGAGTGGAAGGACGAGTGGATCCAGGTGTGGAAGCCCGTGAAGAAGCAGATCTGGATCAAGGAGAAGCGCGAGACCTGGGTCGAGGAGAAGGTTCAGATCTGGCGCACCGAGAAGCGCCAGGTGTGGGCCACCGAGAAGCGGCAGGCGTGGAAGGACGAGTGGCAGTCGGTCAACGTGCCCGTGTGGAAGGAGGTCAAGGTGCAGGAGTGGAAGAAGGTGTGGAAGCCCGTCTGGGAGAAGGTGTGGGTGCCAGTGAGCCATGGCCACGGGTGGGACTAG